Proteins found in one Pararge aegeria chromosome 12, ilParAegt1.1, whole genome shotgun sequence genomic segment:
- the LOC120627856 gene encoding protein lethal(2)k10201 isoform X2 — translation MSFLKVSYDYSLKMDTMDILSVLKKYGVGRRKLADELFSSDQPPPRLGIYDEDEENPCHTVTLTQCTVPGCNFTADTILHFENHYNSTHRYSCAKCKKVLPSPHLLDLHIQEQHDSFFAVMAVKKPSYCCYIEECKEKFMNAEDRLNHCVKIHKLPKDFRFDYKPKQKTKKKKSQPKMETDQTGTIHKEQKFNFTNSRQKGFSYSGKKFTKEQESSASVDMDAIMTDLKDNLPHC, via the exons ATGAGCTTTTTGAAGGTTAGCTACGACTACTCTTTG AAAATGGATACGATGGATATACTCAGCGTACTCAAAAAGTATGGCGTCGGACGGCGGAAACTGGCTGACGAATTATTCAGTAGCGATCAACCGCCACCCAGACTTGGCATTTATGATGAGGATGAAGAAAATCCATGTCACACAGT TACTTTAACACAATGCACAGTTCCGGGATGCAATTTCACCGCGGATACCATACTGCACTTCGAGAATCACTACAACTCTACGCATAGATATTCGTGTGCCAAGTGCAAGAAAGTGTTACCTTCACCACATCTTCTAGACCTTCATATACAGGAGCAACACGATTCCTTCTTCGCTGTTATGGCAGTTAAGAAACCTTCT tATTGCTGTTACATAGAAGAATGTAAAGAGAAGTTTATGAACGCAGAGGACAGATTGAACCACTGTGTTAAGATACACAAATTACCTAAAGACTTCAGATTTGATTACAAGCCAAAGCAAAagacgaagaaaaaaaaatcgcagcCGAAAATGGAGACTGATCAAACTGGCACTATTCATAAGGAAcagaaattcaattttactaacAGTAGACAAAAGGGATTTAGTTATAGTGGAAAGAAATTTACTAAAGAACAAGAATCATCGGCCTCTGTTGATATGGATGCTATAATGACAGATCTGAAGGACAATTTACCGcattgttaa
- the LOC120627856 gene encoding uncharacterized protein LOC120627856 isoform X1 has product MTSAAIRETFGVRSRNSNFSELCAFFTLTVTENNVTKPACMPSHSKNRPVSCNVLKMDTMDILSVLKKYGVGRRKLADELFSSDQPPPRLGIYDEDEENPCHTVTLTQCTVPGCNFTADTILHFENHYNSTHRYSCAKCKKVLPSPHLLDLHIQEQHDSFFAVMAVKKPSYCCYIEECKEKFMNAEDRLNHCVKIHKLPKDFRFDYKPKQKTKKKKSQPKMETDQTGTIHKEQKFNFTNSRQKGFSYSGKKFTKEQESSASVDMDAIMTDLKDNLPHC; this is encoded by the exons ATGACTTCCGCTGCCATTCGGGAGACGTTCGGCGTTCGGTCACgtaactctaacttttcggagttatgtgcgtttttcacTTTAACGGTAACGGAAAACAACGttacgaaacctgcatgcatgccTTCTCATTCCAAGAacagacccgtgtcctgtaatgTGCTg AAAATGGATACGATGGATATACTCAGCGTACTCAAAAAGTATGGCGTCGGACGGCGGAAACTGGCTGACGAATTATTCAGTAGCGATCAACCGCCACCCAGACTTGGCATTTATGATGAGGATGAAGAAAATCCATGTCACACAGT TACTTTAACACAATGCACAGTTCCGGGATGCAATTTCACCGCGGATACCATACTGCACTTCGAGAATCACTACAACTCTACGCATAGATATTCGTGTGCCAAGTGCAAGAAAGTGTTACCTTCACCACATCTTCTAGACCTTCATATACAGGAGCAACACGATTCCTTCTTCGCTGTTATGGCAGTTAAGAAACCTTCT tATTGCTGTTACATAGAAGAATGTAAAGAGAAGTTTATGAACGCAGAGGACAGATTGAACCACTGTGTTAAGATACACAAATTACCTAAAGACTTCAGATTTGATTACAAGCCAAAGCAAAagacgaagaaaaaaaaatcgcagcCGAAAATGGAGACTGATCAAACTGGCACTATTCATAAGGAAcagaaattcaattttactaacAGTAGACAAAAGGGATTTAGTTATAGTGGAAAGAAATTTACTAAAGAACAAGAATCATCGGCCTCTGTTGATATGGATGCTATAATGACAGATCTGAAGGACAATTTACCGcattgttaa